Proteins encoded together in one Mus musculus strain C57BL/6J chromosome 16, GRCm38.p6 C57BL/6J window:
- the Retnlb gene encoding resistin-like beta precursor, with translation MKPTLCFLFILVSLLPLIVPGNAQCSFESLVDQRIKEALSRQEPKTISCTSVTSSGRLASCPAGMVVTGCACGYGCGSWDIRNGNTCHCQCSVMDWASARCCRMA, from the exons ATGAAGCCTACACTGTGTTTCCTTTTCATCCTCGTCTCCCTTCTCCCACTGATAGTCCCAGGGAACGCGCAATGCTCCTTTGAGTCTTTGGTGGATCAAAGGATCAAGGAAGCTCTCAGTCGTCAAG AGCCTAAGACGATCTCCTGCACTAGTGTCACGTCTTCTGGCAGACTGGCCTCCTGTCCTGCTG GGATGGTTGTCACTGGATGTGCTTGTGGCTATGGCTGTGGATCGTGGGATATCCGGAATGGAAATACTTGCCACTGCCAGTGCTCAGTCATGGACTGGGCCTCTGCCCGCTGCTGCCGAATGGCTTAA